One window from the genome of Epinephelus fuscoguttatus linkage group LG3, E.fuscoguttatus.final_Chr_v1 encodes:
- the synpo2b gene encoding synaptopodin-2 has translation MEPEVEDLDNNDNSVPWSGSDGSQEFCESYNEDDASDEEYPLDPLPALRSNTDLESPERRQSQDWGPPGERRSLRELSGSEDDVSYQEADDIYLSESRESITESPHIQRSLSPHPERPDSEPHAGQITRQHSHSSSSSIGRAADMTLALTLATEQPQDLGSGNRRVESSEEGGSSEAPPASVFFGISDEAAEQAEKWNSESDTDLCRPDRHRARSTRLDHSESQSERHVKETKSKCKRIARLLTDAPNPQNKGALLFNKRRQRVKKYTLVSYGTGENKLDSEDQIEEETEEVRSAGYNFVATSESELEEEYSVYHQQHNLSLNWGSVREMEALPETKGKGVLMFAQRRKRMDEIVSEREEQRNKALPVETITEHERTEAQNIYDPEEMYVHADQADYMDANLKQHVVYQEDIHQMNNLSNVPRPLVPNRTAKPFLGFNVSTTAPVMPGGDVPAMKKHESRFRVPVPINTNPHVWSPTGDIIASRDERISVPAIKTGILPESKRKAANKQPSAQKSDPHLQNKGDRRSYIEPEEDFFSLGAEACNFMQPRTVKLKHPPPVAPKPIINPSCPPWMRRSPSAEPFIPPRSPVSQPSHSPAGPHSQHYSPQQDWAQPQQMANHWAPDQTQATLQTPASAWAPASSQLHLQPTTNSWSQQPSRSPVSMQARSPTYSPHQPASPARSKLESVPNSVASCPPQAGKPYVQMSKASLSSPKGRVSDRGINRAGDGSTMAGKGAELFAKRQSRMEKFVVDAETVQAHRARSPSPTASLPNSWRYSSIVRAPPPLSYNPLLAPFYPPSAAKQPPSTSPKIKPKTKPKPKAAPKHLNSLDIMKHQPYKLDSSLFTYDAAPEAKSPSPSPKPTSTSKFEATKSLKQRSALSRSPYNASELVVQSEPEVPAKSPISGYGRSRSLSLPKRLNSMPSPRLLSPVSTPGIQASFLPTQRQASFQEKVYKPLSPWEAASRSPIGSVDDAFVFQGLSSSVATNVKAAGHRRSLPEPPEEWKRRVSLDPAPVSAGHYRAAPAYQAPFMSRTFSPEKPAFYGPPFRPAQPLRSASIGYMGQSSSPTVYSHMHSAIHRS, from the exons ATGGAACCAGAAGTCGAAGACCTTGACAACAACGACAACTCAGTGCCTTGGTCAGGTTCAGATGGTTCCCAGGAATTTTGTGAGTCTTATAACGAAGATGATGCCAGTGATGAAGAGTACCCTTTAGACCCTCTCCCTGCTCTCAGATCAAACACAGATCTCGAGTCCCCAGAACGCCGTCAGTCACAGGACTGGGGACCTCCAGGTGAGCGACGCTCCCTGCGTGAGCTGAGTGGAAGTGAAGATGATGTTTCATACCAAGAAGCGGATGACATCTACCTCAGTGAATCAAGAGAGTCCATTACAGAGTCTCCTCACATCCAAAGATCACTGTCCCCACACCCTGAGCGCCCCGACTCGGAGCCACACGCTGGCCAGATAACACGTCAGCATTCCcactcatcctcctcctctattGGCCGTGCTGCTGATATGACCCTGGCCTTGACCCTGGCCACAGAGCAGCCCCAGGACCTAGGCAGTGGGAACAGGAGGGTTGAATCTtcagaggaaggagggagtAGTGAAGCACCTCCTGCTTCTGTCTTCTTTGGAATTTCAGATGAGGCTGCTGAGCAGGCAGAGAAGTGGAACTCAGAGTCTGACACAGATCTGTGCAGACCGGACAGGCACAGGGCAAGGTCCACAC GGCTCGATCACAGCGAGAGCCAATCGGAAAGACACGTCAAGGAGACCAAATCCAAATGTAAGCGAATTGCTCGGCTTCTAACGGATGCACCCAACCCTCAAAATAAAGGAGCCTTGCTGTTTAATAAACGCCGTCAGAGAGTCAAGAAATACACACTCGTGAGTTACGGGACTGGTGAGAACAAGCTTGACAGCGAAGACCAAATAGAGGAGGAAACTGAAGAAGTTAGATCAGCTGGTTATAACTTTGTGGCAACAAGTGAATCCGAGCTTGAGGAGGAGTATTCTGTTTATCACCAGCAGCATAATTTAAGTCTGAATTGGGGAAGTGTTCGAGAAATGGAGGCACTACCAGAAACGAAAGGAAAGGGCGTTCTGATGTTCGCCCAGCGCCGCAAACGGATGGATGAAATTGTGTCAGAGCGTGAAGAACAGAGGAATAAAGCATTACCTGTGGAGACGATAACAGAACACGAACGTACAGAAGCACAGAATATTTATGACCCTGAGGAAATGTATGTGCATGCTGATCAGGCTGACTACATGGATGCAAATCTTAAGCAACATGTAGTATACCAAGAAGATATTCATCAGATGAACAACCTATCGAATGTGCCAAGACCATTGGTGCCAAACAGAACTGCAAAGCCCTTCCTTGGATTTAATGTCAGCACAACTGCTCCTGTCATGCCTGGTGGCGATGTTCCAGCAATGAAGAAGCATGAATCAAGATTCAGAGTACCTGTGCCTATTAACACTAACCCACATGTTTGGTCCCCCACTGGAGACATTATAGCCTCAAGAGATGAGCGAATATCTGTCCCAGCGATAAAGACCGGCATCCTACCAGAATCTAAAAGGAAAGCTGCTAATAAACAGCCATCAGCGCAAAAATCTGATCCTCACCTTCAAAACAAAGGGGACAGGAGGTCTTACATTGAGCCTGAGGAGGACTTTTTTAGTCTCGGTGCTGAAGCTTGTAACTTCATGCAACCCAGAACAGTAAAACTCAAGCATCCCCCTCCAGTTGCCCCAAAACCTATCATCAACCCATCCTGCCCACCTTGGATGAGAAGGAGCCCCTCTGCCGAACCCTTTATTCCACCAAGAAGTCCGGTTTCACAACCTTCTCACAGTCCTGCGGGGCCTCATAGTCAGCATTACTCACCACAGCAAGACTGGGCTCAGCCTCAACAGATGGCCAACCACTGGGCACCAGATCAGACTCAGGCAACACTTCAAACACCTGCCAGTGCCTGGGCTCCGGCCTCTTCTCAGCTTCATCTTCAGCCAACCACAAATAGCTGGAGTCAACAGCCGTCACGATCCCCTGTGAGTATGCAGGCCCGCAGTCCTACTTACAGCCCACATCAACCAGCTTCACCCGCAAGGAGTAAGTTAGAAAGTGTCCCAAACTCAGTTGCTTCTTGCCCACCACAAGCAGGGAAACCATATGTCCAAATGTCAAAAGCATCGCTGTCTTCTCCAAAGGGTCGAGTGTCAGACAGAGGTATCAATCGGGCCGGTGATGGTTCAACTATGGCGGGAAAAGGTGCAGAGTTGTTTGCCAAAAGACAGTCCCGTATGGAGAAGTTTGTTGTTGATGCTGAAACAGTGCAAGCTCACAGAGCAAGATCCCCCTCCCCCACTGCGTCCCTCCCTAACTCATGGAGGTATTCCTCCATTGTCCGTGCCCCACCTCCTTTATCATACAATCCTCTTCTTGCCCCTTTCTACCCTCCATCAGCAGCCAAGCAACCCCCTTCTACAAGCCCCAAAATCAAGCctaagaccaaaccaaaacctAAAGCAGCCCCAAAGCACCTCAACTCCTTAGATATCATGAAACATCAGCCTTATAAGTTGGACTCCTCGCTATTCACATATGATGCAGCCCCTGAGGCCAAAAGCCCCAGCCCCAGCCCCAAACCAACTTCAACATCCAAGTTTGAGGCTACCAAAAGCCTCAAACAAAGATCTGCCCTTTCTCGTTCTCCTTACAATGCCTCTGAGCTCGTTGTTCAAAGCGAGCCAGAAGTCCCTGCTAAGTCTCCTATATCG GGATATGGTAGAAGCCGCTCCCTGAGTCTGCCCAAGCGACTGAATTCGATGCCTTCTCCCAGACTCCTGTCACCTGTGAGCACACCAGGAATCCAGGCGTCATTTTTACCCACACAGAGGCAAGCGTCCTTTCAAGAAAAAGTCTACAAGCCACTGTCACCATGGGAGGCGGCATCCAGAAGCCCCATTGGCTCAGTGGATGATGCCTTTGTGTTTCAGGGCCTCTCGTCATCTGTTGCCACTAATGTCAAAGCCGCAGGGCACCGTCGGTCTCTGCCAGAGCCTCCAGAAGAATGGAAGCGTAGGGTGTCCCTTGATCCTGCACCTGTCAGTGCGGGTCATTACCGAGCCGCCCCAGCTTATCAGGCACCGTTCATGAGCAGGACATTTTCACCTGAGAAACCAGCCTTCTATGGGCCTCCCTTCAGACCTGCACAGCCTCTGAGATCTGCCAGCATCGGATACATGGGGCAAAGCTCCAGTCCAACAGTGTACTCTCACATGCATAGTGCAATCCACAGAAGTTAA